The sequence CGGTGGCGGGCACACCCGGGTTGTGCAACCCGAAAGGCTTCGTCAACATCGACGCCTACCAGGCCAATCCCAAATACAAGAATATCTACGCGGTCGGCGTGTGTGTGGCGATCCCGCCGGTCGAGCAGACCCCGGTCCCGACCGGCGCGCCCAAGACCGGCTACATGATCGAGTCGATGGTTTCGGCGGCCGTGCACAACATCAAGGCGGACATCGAGAACAACCCCAAGCGCGAGACGGCGACCTGGAACGCGATCTGTCTGGCCGACATGGGCGACACGGGCGTGGCGTTCGTGGCCTTGCCGCAGATGGCGCCGCGCGACGTCACCTGGGCGAAGAAGGGCAAATGGGTGCATCTCGCCAAGGTCGCCCTGGAAAAATATTTCCTCCACAAGATGAAAAAGGGCGTGAGCGAGCCCTACTACGAGAAAGCGATCCTGAAGGCCGTCGGCATTGCCAAGTTGCACCAACAGGCGTGAGCGGACAGGCCGATTCCCAGCGAGAAAATCTCCAACGGAGGCATTCCTATGAGAAGAAATTGGACAGCCAACTCTTTTATCGTTGCCGCCACATTGCTCGCTGTCGTCGGCTGCACCGGATTTCACACGGGCAAACTGGACGCCCCGCTGAAAGCGAAAGCGATGCTGGCTGGGCCTGGAATTACCGGCGAGGCGCACCTCTCTGAAGAGTACGAAGGCCGGGTGCGGATCAGGCTCAAAATCGAGGGGACGGCGGACAGCAAGCTCACTCCGGGACGGCATGCAATCCATGTTCACGAGACGGGGAACTGCGAGCCGTTTGCGGCGGCCAAGGGACACTATGACGGCAACGTGGATCCACAGGTCAATCCCGAGGCGAACGTGAGTCCGGGCCTGGGGGATCATCCCTATCACTTGGGCGACCTGCCCAACCTTGTGGTCAATGAAGACCGGAAAGGCTCGCTCTACACGATCACGAGCCGTGTCACGCTTTCGCCGGGCCTGACCACGCTGTTCGACCAAGACGGGAGCGCATTCATCATCCATGAGCAGGAGGACAAGTATCTCCCGGATCCTCCGAACAAAGATGCACCCGGGGGAGCCCGGATCGCGTGCGGCGTGATCATCAGGGAGTAAGGCAAGGCGCGGCGGAGGAGCGTCGCGTGAAGATGCGCCGGACTGGCCGCAGTGGCTGAACGGCGGGAACGTCAACCATCATTCAAATCCATCAAGGAGGGAGCCATGGCGAATGTCGCTGTAGGAGTACCGGTCGGGGGACTGAAAACCGTCGGGCAGATCGTGCCCACGAATGAGCTGAAGTTTTACGCCAAGCAGGACGGATTGGCGGTCGCGGTCGAGCTGCTCTCCACGCACACACCGGGGGCGCCGGTCGTAGACGAGAAAAACCGTTTCATCGGATTCATCAGCGAGTTCGACGTCCTTCGCGCGCTCGAGGCTGGAAAGGATCTGAACCAATGCACCGCCGACCAGATCATGGCCAAGGATCGGATTGCGATCAAAGATACGACGACCATCCAAGAGGCGGTGAAAATCATGGAAGAAAAGCGTCTCCTGAACCTGCCGGTGGAGAAGAACGGCGAAGTGGCCTATACGGTCACCAGGCATGATCTCCTGCGCGCCTGGATCGGGCTTGGTCTCGGGATGGGCTTGGAAGCGTAGCATCCTTTCCCGACATGCGATCCCTCTATCGAGGGATGCTTCAGGTAGAGGATCCGGCTCCACGGCGGATCGCTCTCTATGATCTGGCAAGCGGCTCTCACGGTGGCGGCAGGCGTCCCCATCGGCCTGCAGCTCGGAGCCACGGGGACAGGCGGAGCACTCCTGGCGGTGCCGATGATGGTCTACATCGCCGGCATCCCGGTGCAGCAGGCGGCCGGCATGTCGTTGGTAATCGTCGCCGCCTCGGCGCTGCTGGGTGTGTGGGAATACGGCAGGATCGGGCAGATCAAGGCCAAAGCGGCTCTGGCTTTCAGTTGGACCGGCATGATCGGCTCGTGGGCCGGCGCGTACGCCCATAAGCTGGTTCGGGGCGAAGTCCTGCTGATCGGGTTCGGCGTCATGCTCCTGGTCGCGCGGGCTCTCATGGTGCAGTACGGCGGTCTCGGTTCGTTGCCGGAAGGGGAGAAACCGTGCGCCGCGGCCTTTCCCCGGACGTGCTGGGTGAAAGTCGCGGCCATCGGGTTCGCGGTGGGCGCGGTGAACGGATTTTTCGGCGTCGGGGGCGGCTTCATGATCGTGCCGACCTTGGTGCTCGTGCTGGGATTTGCCCCAAGGATGGCGGTGGGGACTTCCCTGACGATCATTGCGCTGATCTCGATCGGCGGCATCCTGGGCCATCTGCAGTTCGGCGCGCTCGATCCGAGGTCGACCGCCTTGGTGATCACGGGCAGCGCGGCTGGCATCCTGCTCGGCGCGCGGCTCGGCCAACCGGTGTCGCCCAAAGCGATGAGCGCGACCGCCGCGACGATCACGGTCGGTCTCGCGCTCTGGTTGATCACGGTCAACACGATCAAACTTTTGAGCGCCTCGCTTTGAGGGAGTCAGTATGAAGCTCACCGTGACCTATCAGGGCGGCACGCGATTCAACTTGACCAGCGGCCGTCATAGTGTGGTCACCGACCAGCCTGTTGAAGACGGCGGAGAGGACGCCGGGATGAGCCCGGTCGAACTGTTCGTCGGCTCGCTCGCCGGTTGCGTCGGCTACTTCGTCGCCCGGTTCTGCGCGAGACATCGCATTCCCGCCGACGGGCTCACGATCGACGCCGAATGGTCCAT comes from Nitrospirota bacterium and encodes:
- a CDS encoding superoxide dismutase family protein; protein product: MRRNWTANSFIVAATLLAVVGCTGFHTGKLDAPLKAKAMLAGPGITGEAHLSEEYEGRVRIRLKIEGTADSKLTPGRHAIHVHETGNCEPFAAAKGHYDGNVDPQVNPEANVSPGLGDHPYHLGDLPNLVVNEDRKGSLYTITSRVTLSPGLTTLFDQDGSAFIIHEQEDKYLPDPPNKDAPGGARIACGVIIRE
- a CDS encoding sulfite exporter TauE/SafE family protein; protein product: MIWQAALTVAAGVPIGLQLGATGTGGALLAVPMMVYIAGIPVQQAAGMSLVIVAASALLGVWEYGRIGQIKAKAALAFSWTGMIGSWAGAYAHKLVRGEVLLIGFGVMLLVARALMVQYGGLGSLPEGEKPCAAAFPRTCWVKVAAIGFAVGAVNGFFGVGGGFMIVPTLVLVLGFAPRMAVGTSLTIIALISIGGILGHLQFGALDPRSTALVITGSAAGILLGARLGQPVSPKAMSATAATITVGLALWLITVNTIKLLSASL
- a CDS encoding OsmC family protein is translated as MKLTVTYQGGTRFNLTSGRHSVVTDQPVEDGGEDAGMSPVELFVGSLAGCVGYFVARFCARHRIPADGLTIDAEWSMAEQPHRVGAVALHLRLPAEVTAEQRERLLKVAHGCTVHQSLAVPPTVEIALETEQRQSVT
- a CDS encoding CBS domain-containing protein, translating into MANVAVGVPVGGLKTVGQIVPTNELKFYAKQDGLAVAVELLSTHTPGAPVVDEKNRFIGFISEFDVLRALEAGKDLNQCTADQIMAKDRIAIKDTTTIQEAVKIMEEKRLLNLPVEKNGEVAYTVTRHDLLRAWIGLGLGMGLEA